One genomic window of Bicyclus anynana chromosome 10, ilBicAnyn1.1, whole genome shotgun sequence includes the following:
- the LOC112049912 gene encoding phenylalanine--tRNA ligase beta subunit isoform X1, which yields MPTISVKRDALFGALGKTYTDEEFQDLCFEFGLELDEVTTEKQMLIKEQGEQAGSGVSEEILYRIDIPANRYDLLCLEGLVNGILVFQGKKDPPSYKLNKYEDIYSLHLTPATAQIRPYAVAAVLKGISFTKESYNSFIDLQDKLHQNICRKRTLVAIGTHDLDTIQGPFVYDALPPNEIKFKALNQTKEMTATDLMELYSTHPQLKQFLGIIRDSPVYPVIKDKNGVVLSMPPIINGEHSKITLDTKNVFIECTATDLTKAIIVLDTIVCMFSEYCTSKYEVQQCKVFAPDGTYELYPQLQYRDEIINVEKANNYIGIRENGDNLAALLSRMCLPAAVEDSVLHVRVPPTRHDVIHACDLYEDIAIAYGYNRIERRPCAVVTSGGQVPLNKVTEQLRQECAHAGFTEALTFTLVSDHYVTYILVTSGGQVPLNKVTEQLRQECAHAGFTEALTFTLCSREDIASKLGVNIDTVPAVHISNPKTLEFQVVRTLLLPGLLKTLAANKKMPLPLRLFEISDTVLKDEAAETGARNSRRLCAVYCGKAAGFQFVHGLLDRVMALLRQPWDQRAGYCLRQCDDPGYFPGRCAEVLLRGQVIGKVGVVHPNVLTAFELTNPCSAVEIDIEPLL from the exons CTGATGAAGAATTCCAAGATTTATGTTTTGAATTTGGTCTGGAATTGGATGAGGTT ACCACAGAAAAGCAAATGCTCATCAAGGAGCAAGGTGAACAGGCTGGCTCCGGAGTGTCTGAAGAGATTTTATATCGAATAGACATCCCTGCTAATAGATACGACCTGCTATGCCTGGAGGGACTTGTTAATGGCATACTCGTTTTTCAGGGCAA AAAAGATCCACCGTCATACAAACTGAACAAATATGAAGACATATACTCCCTTCACTTGACTCCAGCTACGGCTCAAATAAGGCCATACGCAGTGGCTGCAGTGCTTAAAGGTATTTCCTTCACTAAGGAGAGCTACAACAGCTTCATTGACTTGCAG GATAAATTACATCAGAATATATGCAGAAAGAGAACCCtggtggccataggaactcaCGACTTGGACACAATCCAAGGCCCGTTTGTATATGACGCTTTACCACCAAATGAGATTAAATTCAAGGCACTGAACCAAACCAAAGAAATGACAGCCACTGATCTTATGGAACTATACTCT actCACCCCCAATTAAAACAATTCCTGGGAATTATCAGAGACAGTCCCGTGTACCCTGTGATCAAGGACAAGAATGGCGTGGTGCTCTCAATGCCACCAATCATCAACGGCGAACACTCCAAAATCACTTTAGACACTAAGAATGTGTTTATTGAATGCACTGCTACAGATCTTACCAAG GCCATAATAGTTCTCGATACAATAGTATGCATGTTCTCTGAATACTGCACCAGCAAATATGAGGTGCAGCAATGCAAAGTGTTTGCTCCCGACGGCACGTACGAGCTGTACCCTCAACTGCAGTACAGAGATGAAATCATCAATGTGGAGAAGGCCAACAACTATATTGGTATCAG GGAAAACGGCGACAATCTCGCAGCATTGCTGTCTCGGATGTGTCTGCCGGCCGCGGTCGAGGACTCAGTGCTGCACGTGAGGGTTCCGCCGACGCGCCATGACGTCATACACGCCTGCGACCTGTATGAAGACATCGCCATTGCTTATGG ATACAACCGCATAGAGCGGCGCCCGTGCGCAGTGGTGACGTCGGGCGGGCAGGTGCCGCTCAACAAGGTGACGGAGCAGCTGCGACAGGAGTGCGCGCACGCCGGCTTCACTGAAGCGCTCACCTTCACACTCGTGAGTGACCACTATGTTACCTATATACTTGTAACGTCGGGCGGGCAGGTGCCGCTCAACAAGGTGACGGAGCAGCTGCGACAGGAGTGCGCGCACGCCGGCTTCACTGAAGCGCTCACCTTCACACTC TGTTCCCGAGAAGATATAGCATCCAAATTGGGTGTGAACATCGACACCGTTCCCGCGGTCCACATCTCCAACCCCAAGACCCTGGAGTTCCAGGTGGTGAGGACTCTCCTGCTGCCCGGCCTGCTGAAGACGCTCGCCGCTAATAAGAAGATGCCGCTGCCTTTGAGACTATTCGAAATCAGCGATACTGTTCTAAAAGATGAGGCAGCag AGACCGGCGCTCGCAACTCGCGGCGGCTGTGCGCGGTGTACTGCGGCAAGGCGGCCGGCTTCCAGTTCGTGCACGGGCTGCTGGACCGCGTCATGGCGCTGCTGCGCCAGCCCTGGGACCAACGCGCCGGCTACTGCTTGCGACAGTGTGACG ATCCAGGCTACTTCCCTGGCCGTTGCGCCGAAGTGTTACTCCGAGGTCAAGTTATCGGTAAAGTGGGCGTGGTCCATCCCAACGTGTTGACAGCGTTCGAGCTCACCAACCCCTGCTCTGCTGTAGAAATTGATATTGAACCTCTTTTGTGA
- the LOC112049912 gene encoding phenylalanine--tRNA ligase beta subunit isoform X2, which yields MPTISVKRDALFGALGKTYTDEEFQDLCFEFGLELDEVTTEKQMLIKEQGEQAGSGVSEEILYRIDIPANRYDLLCLEGLVNGILVFQGKKDPPSYKLNKYEDIYSLHLTPATAQIRPYAVAAVLKGISFTKESYNSFIDLQDKLHQNICRKRTLVAIGTHDLDTIQGPFVYDALPPNEIKFKALNQTKEMTATDLMELYSTHPQLKQFLGIIRDSPVYPVIKDKNGVVLSMPPIINGEHSKITLDTKNVFIECTATDLTKAIIVLDTIVCMFSEYCTSKYEVQQCKVFAPDGTYELYPQLQYRDEIINVEKANNYIGIRENGDNLAALLSRMCLPAAVEDSVLHVRVPPTRHDVIHACDLYEDIAIAYGYNRIERRPCAVVTSGGQVPLNKVTEQLRQECAHAGFTEALTFTLVSDHYVTYILVTSGGQVPLNKVTEQLRQECAHAGFTEALTFTLCSREDIASKLGVNIDTVPAVHISNPKTLEFQVVRTLLLPGLLKTLAANKKMPLPLRLFEISDTVLKDEAAETGARNSRRLCAVYCGKAAGFQFVHGLLDRVMALLRQPWDQRAGYCLRQCDGNCLLPTLTYRHESPTRWLLLATV from the exons CTGATGAAGAATTCCAAGATTTATGTTTTGAATTTGGTCTGGAATTGGATGAGGTT ACCACAGAAAAGCAAATGCTCATCAAGGAGCAAGGTGAACAGGCTGGCTCCGGAGTGTCTGAAGAGATTTTATATCGAATAGACATCCCTGCTAATAGATACGACCTGCTATGCCTGGAGGGACTTGTTAATGGCATACTCGTTTTTCAGGGCAA AAAAGATCCACCGTCATACAAACTGAACAAATATGAAGACATATACTCCCTTCACTTGACTCCAGCTACGGCTCAAATAAGGCCATACGCAGTGGCTGCAGTGCTTAAAGGTATTTCCTTCACTAAGGAGAGCTACAACAGCTTCATTGACTTGCAG GATAAATTACATCAGAATATATGCAGAAAGAGAACCCtggtggccataggaactcaCGACTTGGACACAATCCAAGGCCCGTTTGTATATGACGCTTTACCACCAAATGAGATTAAATTCAAGGCACTGAACCAAACCAAAGAAATGACAGCCACTGATCTTATGGAACTATACTCT actCACCCCCAATTAAAACAATTCCTGGGAATTATCAGAGACAGTCCCGTGTACCCTGTGATCAAGGACAAGAATGGCGTGGTGCTCTCAATGCCACCAATCATCAACGGCGAACACTCCAAAATCACTTTAGACACTAAGAATGTGTTTATTGAATGCACTGCTACAGATCTTACCAAG GCCATAATAGTTCTCGATACAATAGTATGCATGTTCTCTGAATACTGCACCAGCAAATATGAGGTGCAGCAATGCAAAGTGTTTGCTCCCGACGGCACGTACGAGCTGTACCCTCAACTGCAGTACAGAGATGAAATCATCAATGTGGAGAAGGCCAACAACTATATTGGTATCAG GGAAAACGGCGACAATCTCGCAGCATTGCTGTCTCGGATGTGTCTGCCGGCCGCGGTCGAGGACTCAGTGCTGCACGTGAGGGTTCCGCCGACGCGCCATGACGTCATACACGCCTGCGACCTGTATGAAGACATCGCCATTGCTTATGG ATACAACCGCATAGAGCGGCGCCCGTGCGCAGTGGTGACGTCGGGCGGGCAGGTGCCGCTCAACAAGGTGACGGAGCAGCTGCGACAGGAGTGCGCGCACGCCGGCTTCACTGAAGCGCTCACCTTCACACTCGTGAGTGACCACTATGTTACCTATATACTTGTAACGTCGGGCGGGCAGGTGCCGCTCAACAAGGTGACGGAGCAGCTGCGACAGGAGTGCGCGCACGCCGGCTTCACTGAAGCGCTCACCTTCACACTC TGTTCCCGAGAAGATATAGCATCCAAATTGGGTGTGAACATCGACACCGTTCCCGCGGTCCACATCTCCAACCCCAAGACCCTGGAGTTCCAGGTGGTGAGGACTCTCCTGCTGCCCGGCCTGCTGAAGACGCTCGCCGCTAATAAGAAGATGCCGCTGCCTTTGAGACTATTCGAAATCAGCGATACTGTTCTAAAAGATGAGGCAGCag AGACCGGCGCTCGCAACTCGCGGCGGCTGTGCGCGGTGTACTGCGGCAAGGCGGCCGGCTTCCAGTTCGTGCACGGGCTGCTGGACCGCGTCATGGCGCTGCTGCGCCAGCCCTGGGACCAACGCGCCGGCTACTGCTTGCGACAGTGTGACGGTAACTGTTTACTACCAACACTAACGTATAGACACGAGTCACCAACGCGCTGGCTACTGCTTGCGACAGTGTGA